A single genomic interval of Agrobacterium larrymoorei harbors:
- a CDS encoding Gfo/Idh/MocA family protein, translated as MNKKTLNIGLIGSGFMGQAHSDAYRRAGMLYRDLPAIPRLCLLADATEELAADAAARYGYERSTGDWRKLVEDPEIDVVDITSPNSMHHEMAMAAIAAGKHVYCEKPLSVTLEQAEEMAAAARNKGVKTMVAFNNIKTPAAMLAKQLINKGDIGTPMRFRGWFDQGFFSDPELPFSWRCTRKDAGSGALGDLGSHVISVAQYLMGDFESVIAQTQTFFPTRPVPQGGSGYGAKAGSEAPRAVVENEDQIQTLVRFANGAGGTIEASRVAAGKVFGIYWEVSGTEGTILMDGERFNELKISRFNDPKPDRGFKTIYAGSQVSQFSAFFGFDFAGGGLGYFDVKVIEVRDLIEGIVNDADCFPNFEFGLANERIIDAMELSVETKTWQKILR; from the coding sequence ATGAATAAGAAAACCCTCAATATTGGCCTGATCGGATCTGGCTTCATGGGTCAGGCGCACTCGGATGCCTATCGCCGTGCGGGTATGCTGTATCGCGATCTGCCTGCCATTCCTCGTCTCTGCCTTCTGGCGGATGCGACGGAAGAGCTTGCCGCCGATGCAGCCGCTCGATACGGCTACGAGAGAAGCACGGGGGACTGGCGCAAGCTGGTCGAAGACCCTGAAATCGACGTTGTCGACATCACCTCGCCGAACTCCATGCACCATGAGATGGCAATGGCGGCAATCGCCGCCGGCAAACACGTCTATTGCGAAAAGCCCCTTTCGGTAACGCTGGAACAAGCTGAGGAAATGGCCGCCGCCGCTAGAAACAAGGGCGTCAAGACCATGGTGGCCTTCAACAACATTAAAACGCCTGCCGCCATGCTGGCCAAGCAGTTGATCAACAAGGGTGACATTGGCACGCCAATGCGCTTCCGGGGCTGGTTCGACCAGGGCTTCTTCTCTGATCCTGAGCTGCCGTTTTCCTGGCGTTGCACACGCAAAGACGCCGGCTCCGGCGCTCTTGGCGATCTCGGCAGCCATGTGATCTCAGTCGCACAATATCTGATGGGCGATTTTGAAAGCGTAATCGCTCAAACGCAGACGTTTTTCCCGACACGGCCCGTTCCCCAGGGCGGATCGGGTTATGGTGCAAAGGCGGGCAGTGAAGCTCCGCGTGCGGTGGTGGAAAACGAGGACCAGATCCAGACGCTGGTTCGCTTCGCAAACGGCGCTGGCGGCACAATCGAAGCGTCACGCGTTGCGGCAGGAAAGGTGTTTGGCATTTACTGGGAAGTGTCTGGCACGGAAGGCACCATCCTGATGGACGGAGAGCGTTTCAACGAACTGAAAATCTCGCGCTTCAACGATCCCAAGCCGGACCGTGGCTTCAAGACGATTTATGCCGGAAGCCAGGTCTCGCAATTTTCCGCTTTCTTCGGCTTCGATTTCGCGGGTGGCGGCCTTGGTTACTTCGACGTCAAGGTTATCGAGGTGCGAGATTTGATCGAAGGCATCGTAAACGACGCCGACTGCTTCCCAAACTTCGAGTTCGGCCTTGCCAATGAGCGCATCATCGATGCCATGGAACTGTCTGTGGAAACAAAGACATGGCAAAAGATCCTCCGTTAA
- the iolE gene encoding myo-inosose-2 dehydratase, whose amino-acid sequence MKEKLSNLPNGVRLAVSPLSWANDVLEDLGADISYETCLDDAASVGYQGVELGRKLPRDSKILAPLLSDRGLALASGWHSGNLAEHGVDAEMAAVADHAKLLRDMGSTVMVYGEVAMMTPGAPLDARMSARRLMPKEDVAAYAARLTDFGTRLAGDYGLALAYHHHLMMVAETFDEISSLFDNSGASVGLLLDTGHATAAGFDYTRLIKRFGDRIAHIHLKDVRGRVMAEVRSGDLSFNDGVRSGMFTVPGDGIIDFASLATFVRQSGYRGWLVVEAEQDPALNPPLPAVTAAFNHVLDTFANTPVHQDENHE is encoded by the coding sequence ATGAAAGAAAAACTGTCGAATCTGCCGAACGGCGTTCGTCTTGCGGTAAGCCCGCTCTCCTGGGCCAACGACGTGCTAGAAGATCTGGGTGCCGACATATCGTATGAAACCTGCCTGGATGATGCAGCAAGTGTCGGTTATCAGGGGGTCGAACTCGGGCGCAAGCTGCCCCGCGACTCCAAGATATTGGCACCGCTTCTGAGTGATCGCGGGCTGGCTTTAGCCTCCGGCTGGCATTCTGGGAACCTCGCGGAACATGGTGTCGATGCAGAGATGGCAGCCGTGGCAGATCACGCCAAGTTGCTGCGCGACATGGGCTCGACAGTCATGGTCTATGGCGAAGTGGCCATGATGACACCCGGTGCTCCGCTGGATGCACGGATGTCCGCGCGACGTCTGATGCCGAAGGAAGATGTTGCCGCCTATGCAGCGCGACTGACAGATTTCGGCACGCGACTTGCGGGGGATTACGGTCTGGCGTTGGCCTATCACCATCACCTGATGATGGTGGCCGAAACATTTGATGAGATTTCCTCACTGTTTGACAATTCGGGCGCGTCCGTCGGACTTCTTCTCGACACTGGCCACGCCACTGCCGCAGGGTTCGACTACACCCGGCTGATTAAACGGTTTGGCGACCGCATCGCTCATATTCACCTGAAAGACGTGCGTGGGCGAGTGATGGCCGAAGTCCGCAGCGGAGATCTGAGTTTTAATGACGGCGTGCGGAGCGGCATGTTCACTGTGCCGGGCGACGGGATCATCGATTTTGCATCGCTAGCCACCTTCGTTCGGCAAAGCGGCTATCGTGGCTGGCTGGTTGTCGAAGCGGAACAGGATCCGGCACTTAACCCGCCACTCCCCGCCGTCACCGCTGCCTTCAACCACGTGCTTGACACTTTTGCCAATACCCCCGTTCATCAGGATGAAAATCATGAATAA
- the iolG gene encoding inositol 2-dehydrogenase: MINLAVFGVGRIGHVHAINASGLGSVRIKYLVDPIAGEHQAHLAARLGAESVSADTVFSDSSIDGVIIASSTDTHAELLLKAAKSGKAIFCEKPVSLNFATVEAVTNAVNASGVSCLLAFQRRYDPDFRFVRDRVLSGDAGTLEHIVMHTRDPSPPSLAYIGHSGGMFRDQAIHDFDMARYLLGEEITTVYAVGNCLIDKAFGDAGDIDTAMVTLTSASGRFVQMINCRRAPFGYDQRLEVLCSKEVLYVENRPQRGVTIADVSGFRGSPPMNYFIERFAAAYRDEMAAFVDMIETGQVPLAGIRDGLEAQRIAEAAIVSIQSGMPIHIGPDWRP; this comes from the coding sequence ATGATCAATCTCGCTGTCTTCGGCGTGGGTCGTATCGGGCATGTGCACGCGATAAATGCGAGCGGCCTGGGCTCGGTGCGGATCAAATATCTCGTTGACCCGATCGCTGGTGAACATCAAGCACATCTTGCGGCCAGACTCGGTGCAGAAAGCGTTTCGGCAGACACGGTGTTCTCAGACTCGTCAATCGACGGTGTCATCATCGCCAGTTCGACTGATACACATGCCGAACTGCTCCTGAAAGCGGCTAAATCCGGCAAGGCCATCTTTTGCGAAAAGCCTGTTAGCCTGAATTTTGCGACTGTGGAGGCGGTCACCAATGCTGTAAATGCATCAGGCGTGTCCTGCCTTCTCGCCTTCCAGCGCCGCTACGACCCCGACTTTCGCTTCGTGCGCGATCGCGTTTTGAGCGGGGACGCGGGCACACTCGAGCACATCGTCATGCACACACGCGATCCGTCGCCACCTTCCCTCGCGTATATCGGCCATTCCGGCGGCATGTTCCGCGACCAGGCCATCCATGATTTCGATATGGCACGTTATCTTCTCGGTGAGGAGATAACGACCGTCTACGCGGTCGGCAATTGCCTGATCGACAAGGCGTTCGGCGATGCCGGAGATATCGATACGGCCATGGTGACGCTGACATCCGCATCTGGCCGGTTCGTGCAGATGATAAACTGCCGCCGCGCACCCTTCGGCTACGACCAGCGGCTAGAGGTGCTTTGCTCGAAAGAGGTGCTGTATGTGGAGAACCGCCCGCAGCGTGGCGTCACGATTGCAGACGTCAGCGGCTTTCGCGGCTCGCCACCGATGAATTATTTCATCGAACGTTTTGCGGCTGCCTATCGCGACGAGATGGCGGCCTTCGTCGATATGATCGAGACGGGACAAGTACCCCTTGCCGGCATTCGAGACGGACTTGAAGCGCAGAGGATTGCAGAGGCGGCGATTGTTTCCATACAGTCCGGAATGCCCATCCACATCGGACCAGACTGGCGACCTTAG
- a CDS encoding LacI family DNA-binding transcriptional regulator, protein MSKPTARDLASAAGVSLSTVDRVLNNRGGVSKDRERRVLEHARKLKIDRALNQRPSRTLRIAVLLQQRSNPFHALVQDHFEAANRDFAFYNLQFQVYHINHLRPAATAQLINSLSSRCDALAIISPQNAAIAGALRAFGQGGKPVVTLVTDLRDAERYAYVGPDNKKAGRVAGDLMGRLLGEDGGEVVVIAGLISMIGHEEREIGFRTVLRERYPRCKVTEVLESMERGDMAGDLVFNALRKNPAIRGIYNASAGAQTVVNAMTKLSKNKEVIFITHELTKDRRQLMRDGMIDAIIDQDPETEVRTAVEVLAAYFGRRDESPLSLITPIQIHMIENC, encoded by the coding sequence ATGAGCAAACCTACGGCTCGGGATCTGGCATCTGCGGCGGGCGTGTCGCTGTCGACCGTCGACCGTGTACTCAACAACCGTGGCGGCGTGAGCAAGGATCGAGAACGCCGTGTGCTTGAGCATGCGCGCAAGCTCAAGATCGACAGGGCGCTGAACCAGCGGCCTTCGCGCACGCTTCGCATTGCGGTTCTACTCCAGCAGAGGTCAAACCCTTTTCATGCTTTGGTCCAAGATCATTTTGAGGCGGCAAATCGAGATTTCGCCTTCTATAACCTTCAGTTCCAAGTGTACCACATCAACCATTTGCGTCCTGCTGCGACGGCACAGTTGATAAATTCCCTATCATCACGCTGCGATGCACTTGCCATAATCAGTCCGCAAAATGCAGCAATTGCAGGGGCATTGAGGGCATTTGGTCAAGGTGGAAAGCCCGTCGTCACCTTGGTAACCGATCTTCGCGATGCTGAAAGATATGCCTATGTCGGGCCGGATAACAAAAAAGCGGGCCGTGTCGCGGGCGATTTAATGGGACGTTTGCTTGGCGAGGACGGCGGCGAAGTTGTCGTCATCGCGGGTTTGATTAGCATGATAGGCCATGAGGAGCGCGAGATAGGGTTCCGCACCGTTTTGCGTGAGCGCTATCCCCGGTGCAAGGTGACCGAGGTGCTCGAAAGCATGGAGCGCGGAGATATGGCAGGTGACCTCGTCTTCAATGCGTTGAGAAAAAATCCAGCCATACGAGGCATCTATAATGCGTCTGCGGGCGCTCAAACGGTAGTCAATGCCATGACGAAGCTTAGCAAGAACAAAGAGGTGATCTTCATCACCCATGAGCTCACGAAAGACCGTCGTCAATTGATGAGGGATGGAATGATTGACGCAATCATCGATCAGGATCCGGAAACCGAGGTGCGGACCGCGGTAGAGGTGCTCGCCGCATATTTCGGCCGTAGGGATGAAAGCCCTCTTTCCCTTATTACTCCCATTCAGATACACATGATCGAGAACTGCTAG
- a CDS encoding substrate-binding domain-containing protein: protein MRLSVFVTSILLLGMGSVEAKTLGVSIANANDAFLHSLLGGIKTAADKTPDVKLRVEDAGGDPSRQMEQIGKLASDRVDAMIVILSDGDLGAKISQIGTTANIPVVYVNNVPVNFAELPAHQTVVASDEVESGTMETQEVCRLLGGKGRAVVLIGEYFHPAARTRTMDIDSVLSTDACKGIAILERQSANWSRDQADDLMQEWLTAGVKFDAVIANNDEMALGAIRAMKRNNMQMDKVVVSGIDATSDALDAMAAGDLDVSVLQNAPQQGSKGVEAAIKLMNGDTVPTFIKVPFELVTPVNLKSYQVKSQ from the coding sequence ATGCGATTATCTGTATTTGTTACATCGATCCTGTTGTTGGGGATGGGGAGCGTTGAGGCAAAGACGCTCGGAGTGTCGATCGCCAACGCGAATGATGCTTTTCTTCACAGCTTGCTAGGTGGCATCAAGACTGCCGCCGATAAGACGCCAGACGTGAAATTGCGTGTCGAAGACGCTGGTGGCGACCCTTCGCGCCAAATGGAGCAGATCGGTAAGCTGGCGTCCGACCGCGTCGATGCAATGATCGTGATCCTTTCGGACGGCGACCTCGGAGCAAAGATTTCTCAGATTGGCACTACCGCCAACATACCCGTTGTCTATGTAAACAATGTTCCGGTCAATTTTGCCGAGCTTCCTGCTCATCAGACCGTGGTCGCTTCAGATGAAGTCGAAAGCGGAACGATGGAAACCCAGGAGGTTTGTCGCCTTCTAGGAGGCAAAGGCAGAGCCGTCGTTTTGATCGGAGAGTATTTCCATCCTGCCGCACGCACACGCACGATGGACATCGATAGTGTTCTGTCCACCGATGCATGCAAGGGAATTGCCATCTTAGAGAGGCAATCTGCGAACTGGTCACGTGACCAGGCTGACGATCTCATGCAGGAATGGCTGACGGCTGGCGTTAAGTTCGATGCCGTGATCGCAAATAACGATGAAATGGCACTCGGTGCGATCCGGGCCATGAAGCGAAACAACATGCAAATGGACAAGGTTGTGGTAAGCGGCATCGATGCGACGTCGGACGCGCTTGACGCGATGGCTGCGGGCGATCTCGATGTCAGTGTCCTTCAAAACGCGCCCCAACAGGGCTCCAAGGGCGTCGAGGCGGCCATCAAGCTCATGAATGGAGATACCGTACCCACCTTTATCAAGGTGCCTTTCGAGCTGGTGACTCCGGTCAATTTGAAGTCCTACCAGGTAAAAAGCCAGTAA